In the Hordeum vulgare subsp. vulgare chromosome 7H, MorexV3_pseudomolecules_assembly, whole genome shotgun sequence genome, one interval contains:
- the LOC123410991 gene encoding uncharacterized protein LOC123410991 produces the protein MGVGGAIQAVSGGGGGGGDPGGGAGAAAAPCTAGALGSATSEESNPIGVGPRTRGAPRLGASDGVEAASRGVVTSTRTPSSAMVTASSGIAAETADGLHPATEAPESTYSMAATGYEVVAATILTDEAKEKGDEAWHLTDDKFLFPLLLCLLSLSLVAQVLITCLGKTDSLIIRYCLQRLYIVRTDATLCEEMPVPGRAEEASVEDRSARRFGKSRFPNYINVINLNRNHICNT, from the coding sequence ATGGGCGTCGGCGGCGCCATCCAAGCCGTcagtggaggaggtggtggaggcggagatCCAGGGGGCGGGGCAGGCGCGGCTGCAGCCCCGTGCACCGCAGGGGCGCTCGGGTCGGCCACTAGCGAGGAGTCAAACCCCATCGGCGTAGGGCCACGGACGCGAGGAGCACCGCGGTTGGGCGCATCCGACGGCGTGGAGGCCGCTTCCAGAGGCGTAGTAACCTCCACGCGCACCCCTTCGAGTGCCATGGTAACCGCTTCCAGCGGCATCGCAGCCGAAACGGCGGATGGCTTGCATCCTGCGACGGAAGCGCCAGAGTCCACCTACTCCATGGCGGCGACGGGCTATGAGGTGGTAGCGGCGACCATACTCACGGATGAAGCGAAGGAAAAAGGAGACGAGGCCTGGCATCTCACCGACGACAAGTTcctcttccctctccttctctgttTGCTTTCGCTCTCTCTAGTAGCGcaagtgctgataacgtgtttagGAAAAACTGATTCCTTAATCATTCGTTACTGTTTACAGCGATTATATATCGTTCGGACAGACGCAACGCTCTGTGAAGAGATGCCGGTTCCAGGACGAGCGGAAGAGGCGTCGGTCGAGGACAGATCCGCCCGACGGTTTGGAAAAAGTAGATTCCCTAATTACATTAATGTAAtaaatcttaacagaaaccacatatgTAACACATGA